A DNA window from Guyparkeria halophila contains the following coding sequences:
- a CDS encoding methyl-accepting chemotaxis protein, which produces MFNRRLHNELADCQDQLRQRNAVLDAVRGSVAYIEFSPDGYVLDVNERFLETVGRARGDVMGAHHRLFCDGDYAESNAYRRFWDILRSGESHSGTFPRVTANGDRLWLEATYFPVKSEDGRVERVVKIASDVTERAEELRDHEAVFKALDRSMAVISFTPDGTIIDANRNFLDTVGYSLDQVRGKHHRLFCDEAFYREHPDFWSELADGVFRSGKFRRLRSNGQEVWLEATYNPIFDEDGRVEKVIKFASDITESVLAAEQTRDASSVAYTTAQQTADIAARGADSLRTSIETSEQIRDLIAEAKAVIGNLNDESKNIETIVATISAVADQTNLLALNAAIEAARAGEQGRGFAVVADEVRQLAARTSAATGEIAEVIRGNLDYTGDIVQRIENASRVADLGREQVRSVEAIVDEIREGATHVLDSVSSIPRG; this is translated from the coding sequence ATGTTCAACCGTCGTCTGCACAACGAACTGGCCGATTGCCAGGACCAATTACGCCAGCGCAATGCCGTGTTGGATGCGGTGCGCGGCTCGGTCGCCTACATCGAGTTCAGCCCGGACGGCTACGTGCTGGACGTCAACGAGCGCTTCCTGGAGACGGTCGGCCGTGCGCGTGGCGACGTGATGGGGGCACATCACCGGTTGTTCTGCGATGGCGACTACGCCGAGTCGAATGCCTATCGGCGTTTCTGGGACATCCTGCGTAGCGGGGAATCCCATTCGGGGACCTTCCCGCGGGTAACGGCCAATGGCGACCGCCTGTGGCTGGAGGCGACGTATTTCCCGGTTAAGTCCGAAGACGGCCGGGTAGAACGGGTGGTCAAGATCGCCTCGGACGTCACCGAGCGGGCCGAAGAGCTCCGCGACCACGAGGCGGTGTTCAAGGCGCTGGATCGTTCCATGGCGGTGATCTCGTTCACCCCCGACGGCACGATCATCGATGCCAACCGCAATTTCCTCGACACGGTGGGCTACTCACTCGACCAGGTGCGCGGCAAGCACCACCGCCTGTTCTGTGACGAGGCCTTCTACCGCGAGCATCCGGATTTCTGGTCGGAGCTGGCCGACGGGGTGTTTCGCTCGGGCAAATTCCGCCGGTTGCGTTCCAACGGCCAGGAGGTCTGGCTTGAGGCCACCTATAACCCGATCTTCGACGAGGACGGGCGGGTGGAGAAGGTGATCAAGTTTGCGTCCGACATCACCGAGTCGGTGCTGGCCGCCGAGCAGACCCGGGATGCCTCGTCGGTCGCCTACACCACCGCGCAGCAGACCGCCGACATCGCCGCCCGGGGCGCCGACTCGTTGCGCACCTCGATCGAGACCTCGGAGCAGATCCGCGATCTGATTGCGGAGGCCAAGGCGGTGATCGGCAATCTCAACGACGAGTCCAAGAACATCGAGACCATCGTCGCCACCATCAGTGCGGTGGCCGATCAAACCAACCTGCTGGCCCTGAATGCCGCCATCGAGGCGGCCCGCGCCGGCGAGCAGGGACGGGGCTTCGCAGTGGTCGCGGACGAAGTCCGCCAGCTGGCCGCGCGCACCAGTGCCGCCACCGGCGAGATCGCCGAGGTGATTCGCGGCAACCTCGATTACACCGGCGACATCGTCCAGCGGATCGAGAACGCCAGCCGGGTCGCCGATCTCGGCCGGGAGCAGGTGCGCTCGGTCGAGGCGATCGTCGACGAGATTCGCGAGGGCGCTACCCACGTCCTCGATTCGGTATCGTCGATTCCACGCGGTTAA
- the trpB gene encoding tryptophan synthase subunit beta, whose product MSYLKDFPNKEGYFGEFGGAFLPPELEPHFAEIEQAYLRLMRSADFLNELRYIRKHYQGRPTPVYYAHNLSADVGAHIYFKREDLNHSGAHKLNHCMGEALLAKHMGKKKLIAETGAGQHGVALATAAAYFGMECEIHMGEIDIAKEAPNVTRMKLLGANVVPVGFGGRSLKEAVDSAFQSYLSQADEAIFAIGSVVGPHPFPKMVRNFQSVMGIEAREQYREMTGELPDHVAACVGGGSNALGLFAGFIDDDDVQLHGVEPLGRGTELGQHSATMTYGKPGMIHGFKCLLLSDEEGNPAPVHSIASGLDYPGVGPEHSHLKTSGRVNYHAISDDETLDAFYKISRREGIIPALESAHAIAWAMKFGRENPGTTILANLSGRGDKDIDYVTEHFGHG is encoded by the coding sequence ATGTCTTATCTAAAGGACTTTCCGAACAAAGAGGGCTACTTCGGTGAATTTGGGGGCGCTTTTCTCCCCCCGGAACTCGAGCCGCATTTCGCCGAAATCGAACAGGCCTACCTGCGCCTGATGCGCTCGGCGGACTTTCTCAACGAGTTGCGCTACATCCGCAAGCACTACCAGGGCCGCCCCACCCCCGTTTACTACGCCCACAACCTCAGCGCCGATGTCGGCGCGCACATCTACTTCAAGCGCGAGGACCTCAACCACTCCGGCGCGCACAAGCTCAACCACTGCATGGGCGAGGCCCTGCTCGCCAAGCACATGGGCAAGAAGAAACTGATCGCCGAAACCGGTGCCGGCCAGCACGGGGTGGCACTGGCCACGGCCGCGGCCTATTTCGGCATGGAGTGCGAGATCCACATGGGCGAGATCGATATCGCCAAGGAAGCGCCCAATGTCACCCGCATGAAGCTGCTTGGGGCGAACGTGGTGCCGGTGGGCTTCGGTGGCCGCAGTCTCAAGGAGGCGGTCGACTCGGCCTTCCAGAGCTATCTCTCACAGGCCGACGAGGCGATCTTCGCGATCGGCTCGGTGGTCGGGCCGCACCCCTTCCCCAAGATGGTGCGCAATTTCCAGTCGGTCATGGGCATCGAGGCGCGCGAGCAGTACCGGGAGATGACCGGTGAATTGCCGGACCACGTCGCCGCCTGCGTCGGTGGCGGCTCCAACGCCCTGGGCCTGTTTGCCGGCTTTATCGACGATGACGACGTCCAGCTCCACGGCGTCGAGCCTCTGGGCCGCGGCACCGAGCTCGGCCAGCACTCGGCCACCATGACCTACGGCAAGCCGGGGATGATCCACGGCTTCAAGTGCCTGCTCTTGAGCGACGAGGAAGGCAACCCGGCCCCGGTGCACTCGATCGCCTCGGGACTGGACTACCCGGGCGTCGGTCCCGAGCACTCGCATCTCAAGACCTCCGGGCGGGTGAACTACCACGCCATCAGTGACGACGAAACGCTGGATGCCTTCTACAAGATCTCGCGCCGCGAAGGCATCATCCCGGCGCTCGAATCCGCCCACGCGATCGCCTGGGCCATGAAGTTCGGCCGCGAGAACCCCGGCACCACCATCCTGGCCAACCTCTCGGGGCGTGGCGACAAGGACATCGACTACGTCACGGAGCACTTTGGCCATGGCTGA
- the purT gene encoding formate-dependent phosphoribosylglycinamide formyltransferase, producing the protein MADHGSIDTRAARIGAPGSPEALRLMLLGAGELGKEVAIEAQRLGLEVIAVDRYANAPAMQVAHRSHVIDMLDGAALKSVITQEMPALIVPEIEAIATQTLIELEAQGFVVTPNARAARLTMDREGIRRLAAETLSLPTSRFAFAETEAQFLTAIDEIGTPCVVKPVTSSSGKGQSLVREPGAALRAWEFAQSGGRAGRGRVIVESFIDFDYEITLLTIRHRDGITLCPPIGHTQVDGDYRESWQPHPMSETALARAGEIARAIVDELGGYGIFGVELFVKDDQVWFSEVSPRPHDTGLVTLVSQDLSEFALHLRAMLGLPVHEITQRGPSASCAIVREGETSHPALTGTSAALAEPGTELRLFGKPSLTGKRRLGVALARAESIELARKRARRAAGSVQLK; encoded by the coding sequence ATGGCTGATCACGGCAGCATCGACACGCGTGCGGCGAGGATCGGCGCCCCCGGTTCGCCCGAGGCGCTGCGGCTGATGCTGCTGGGTGCCGGCGAGCTGGGCAAGGAGGTCGCCATCGAGGCCCAGCGGCTGGGCCTGGAGGTGATCGCGGTCGACCGCTACGCCAACGCCCCGGCGATGCAGGTCGCGCACCGCTCGCACGTGATCGACATGCTCGACGGCGCGGCGCTGAAAAGCGTGATCACCCAGGAGATGCCGGCGTTGATCGTCCCGGAGATCGAGGCGATCGCGACCCAAACCCTGATCGAGCTGGAGGCGCAGGGTTTCGTGGTCACCCCGAACGCGCGCGCCGCACGACTGACCATGGATCGCGAAGGCATCCGCCGGCTGGCCGCCGAGACGCTCTCGCTGCCGACCAGCCGCTTTGCCTTCGCCGAGACCGAGGCGCAATTTCTGACCGCCATCGACGAGATCGGCACGCCCTGCGTGGTCAAGCCGGTGACGAGTTCGTCCGGCAAGGGCCAGTCGCTCGTGCGCGAGCCGGGCGCGGCACTGCGCGCCTGGGAATTCGCCCAGTCCGGCGGTCGGGCGGGTCGTGGCCGCGTCATCGTCGAGTCGTTCATCGACTTCGACTACGAGATCACCCTGCTGACCATCCGTCACCGTGACGGCATCACCCTCTGTCCGCCGATCGGCCACACCCAGGTCGACGGCGACTACCGCGAGAGCTGGCAACCGCACCCGATGAGCGAGACGGCACTGGCACGGGCCGGTGAGATCGCGCGGGCGATCGTCGATGAACTGGGCGGTTACGGCATTTTCGGGGTGGAACTGTTCGTCAAGGACGACCAGGTGTGGTTCAGCGAGGTCTCGCCGCGCCCGCACGACACCGGGCTGGTCACCCTGGTTTCCCAGGATCTGTCGGAATTCGCCCTGCACCTGCGGGCGATGCTAGGCCTGCCCGTCCACGAGATCACCCAGCGCGGCCCGTCGGCCTCCTGCGCCATTGTCCGCGAGGGTGAGACCAGTCACCCTGCCCTGACCGGCACGAGCGCCGCGTTGGCCGAACCGGGCACCGAGCTGCGCCTGTTCGGCAAGCCCTCGTTGACCGGCAAGCGGCGGTTGGGCGTCGCCCTGGCGCGGGCGGAAAGCATCGAGCTGGCCCGGAAACGCGCCCGTCGTGCGGCCGGTTCGGTGCAGCTCAAGTGA
- a CDS encoding zinc transporter ZntB: protein MSTRQGIRLDGSGGRVGPHQKPAGTWIRFNWEDADDREWLEREAGVDELVADSLLAEDTRPRVVEHDNGLLLILRGVNLNAGSRPEDMISLRLWFDGERLISTSRFPLRTVEGIVQQLEQGTGPATLADLMMALMEGLAERTDELIESIEEEIDELEAQLLDGADRKLRGRIGEIRRTIIVIRRYLAPQRDALARLSSINRPLLAGLDGRRIREQADALTRLVEDLDMARERGAMIHEQLLTRLSDQLNARMYLLSIVAAIFLPLGFVTGLFGINVGGMPWVETPMGFWWVMLVIVGIGAGLGIWLKRRRWF, encoded by the coding sequence ATGAGCACGCGTCAGGGGATTCGCCTGGATGGCAGCGGCGGCCGGGTCGGGCCGCATCAAAAGCCCGCCGGCACCTGGATTCGATTCAACTGGGAGGACGCCGACGACCGGGAATGGCTCGAGCGGGAGGCCGGCGTCGACGAGCTGGTCGCCGACAGCCTGCTGGCCGAGGACACCCGTCCCAGGGTGGTCGAGCACGACAACGGCCTGCTCCTGATCCTGCGGGGTGTGAACCTCAACGCCGGCAGCCGCCCCGAGGACATGATCTCGCTGCGACTGTGGTTCGACGGCGAGCGCCTGATCAGCACCTCGCGTTTCCCGCTGCGTACCGTCGAGGGGATCGTGCAACAATTGGAGCAAGGCACCGGCCCGGCCACGCTGGCCGACCTGATGATGGCGTTGATGGAGGGGCTGGCCGAGCGCACCGACGAGCTGATCGAATCGATCGAAGAGGAAATCGACGAGTTGGAGGCGCAGCTTCTCGATGGGGCCGATCGAAAGCTACGGGGCCGCATTGGCGAAATCCGCCGCACGATCATCGTCATTCGCCGCTATCTTGCCCCGCAACGGGACGCGCTGGCCCGCCTGTCATCGATCAACCGCCCCCTGCTCGCCGGCCTGGATGGGCGCCGCATCCGCGAACAGGCCGATGCCCTCACCCGCCTGGTCGAAGATCTCGACATGGCCCGCGAGCGTGGTGCGATGATCCACGAACAATTGCTCACGCGGCTGTCGGACCAGCTCAACGCCCGCATGTATCTGCTCTCGATCGTCGCCGCCATCTTCCTGCCGCTGGGCTTTGTCACCGGGTTGTTCGGCATCAACGTCGGCGGCATGCCCTGGGTGGAGACCCCGATGGGGTTCTGGTGGGTCATGCTGGTGATCGTCGGCATCGGTGCCGGGCTGGGCATCTGGCTCAAGCGACGGCGCTGGTTCTAG
- a CDS encoding ZIP family metal transporter, with amino-acid sequence MIDWLLAPWQAFLSASPVMQALVATLFTWGMTAAGALPVFFTDRENRRLLDILLGFTGGVMIAASFWSLLAPSIEMAGDLSVPAWFPAAVGFALGAAFLRGADLVLPHLHLNAPMHEAEGVPTTWRRTTLLVLAITLHNIPEGLAVGVAFGALAYGFDHASLGGAIALAVGIGIQNFPEGMAVAMPLRREGMSRRKSFWYGQLSGVVEPIAGVIGAAAVLFWQPILPYALAFAAGAMIFVVVEEVIPEAQRSGHADDATLGVIGGFILMMVLDVALG; translated from the coding sequence GTGATCGACTGGTTGCTCGCGCCGTGGCAGGCCTTCCTGAGCGCCTCGCCGGTCATGCAGGCACTGGTCGCCACCCTGTTTACATGGGGCATGACCGCTGCCGGTGCGCTGCCCGTCTTCTTCACCGACCGGGAAAATCGACGTCTGCTCGATATCCTGTTGGGTTTCACCGGCGGGGTGATGATTGCCGCCAGTTTCTGGTCCTTGCTGGCCCCGTCGATCGAGATGGCCGGTGACTTGTCCGTGCCGGCCTGGTTCCCGGCGGCGGTCGGGTTTGCATTGGGCGCGGCGTTCCTGCGCGGCGCAGACCTGGTCCTGCCGCATCTGCACCTCAATGCGCCGATGCACGAGGCAGAGGGCGTGCCGACCACCTGGCGGCGGACGACCTTGCTGGTTCTCGCAATCACGCTGCACAACATTCCCGAAGGCCTCGCCGTCGGGGTGGCCTTCGGCGCGCTGGCCTACGGCTTTGATCACGCGAGCCTTGGCGGCGCGATTGCCTTGGCCGTGGGCATCGGGATTCAGAATTTTCCCGAGGGCATGGCCGTGGCCATGCCGCTGCGCCGCGAGGGGATGAGCCGGAGAAAGAGTTTCTGGTACGGCCAGCTATCCGGGGTGGTCGAACCGATCGCGGGGGTGATCGGCGCGGCCGCGGTGCTGTTCTGGCAACCCATCCTGCCCTACGCGCTGGCCTTTGCCGCCGGGGCGATGATCTTCGTGGTGGTCGAGGAGGTGATTCCCGAGGCCCAGCGCAGCGGTCACGCCGATGACGCCACGCTGGGCGTCATCGGCGGGTTTATCCTGATGATGGTGCTGGACGTGGCCCTGGGTTAA
- a CDS encoding dodecin family protein, which translates to MSNDMLKVIEVLAESDKSWEDAADQAIAKASRSVHGIKSIYIKDFEAKVEDNRITKYRINAKITFELD; encoded by the coding sequence ATGAGCAACGACATGTTGAAGGTCATCGAGGTCCTCGCCGAATCCGACAAGTCCTGGGAGGATGCGGCCGACCAGGCGATTGCCAAGGCGAGTCGCAGTGTCCACGGCATCAAGTCGATCTACATCAAGGACTTCGAGGCCAAGGTCGAGGACAACCGCATCACCAAGTACCGCATCAACGCCAAGATCACCTTCGAACTCGACTGA
- a CDS encoding 4a-hydroxytetrahydrobiopterin dehydratase produces MSELATNRCEACRADAPKLDDDEITALQKELQDDWQVITRDGVRQLERVFRFDDFASALAFTNAVGEIAEAEGHHPALLTEWGRATVTWWSHKIRGLHRNDFIMAARTDKLATEH; encoded by the coding sequence ATGAGCGAACTGGCTACGAATCGCTGTGAGGCCTGCCGGGCCGATGCGCCGAAGCTGGACGATGACGAAATCACCGCACTGCAGAAGGAACTGCAGGATGACTGGCAGGTGATCACCCGCGACGGGGTGCGTCAGCTCGAGCGCGTGTTTCGTTTTGACGATTTTGCGAGTGCCCTGGCGTTTACCAACGCCGTGGGCGAAATTGCCGAGGCGGAAGGCCATCACCCCGCTCTGCTGACCGAGTGGGGTCGGGCGACCGTCACCTGGTGGAGCCACAAGATTCGCGGCCTGCATCGCAACGACTTCATCATGGCCGCGCGCACCGACAAGCTGGCCACCGAGCACTAG
- a CDS encoding DMT family transporter, with the protein MTENQHHHRLGLILMALAVLTIPMSDTIAKWLSTALSVGEIAWLRFVFQTLFLLPFVAMYWRGGRLQPIHLLLGALIAASILFLFWGLAHLPLANNIALFFVEPLILVIFSALFLGERITARRWIGVLGGLVGAVVILRPNWSAYGLASLLPIAAAACYAGYLTATRAWADAPRPRDALVLQFWVGAAASLVMLAFMLLGAGLDWSLARWDMPATHEWFWLAIAGLLAAFAHVLIAMAFARSDASLLAPLQYLEIFGATLLGWLIFAEWPDAFTILGGLIIIAAGLIVIRERPYDAHP; encoded by the coding sequence ATGACCGAGAACCAACACCATCACCGCCTGGGCCTGATCCTGATGGCCCTTGCCGTGTTGACCATCCCGATGTCGGACACCATCGCCAAGTGGCTGTCGACCGCGTTGTCCGTGGGCGAGATTGCGTGGCTACGGTTCGTGTTCCAGACCCTCTTCCTGCTGCCCTTTGTTGCCATGTACTGGCGCGGTGGGCGACTGCAGCCAATCCATCTCTTACTGGGTGCGCTGATTGCCGCCTCGATCCTGTTCCTCTTCTGGGGGCTGGCCCATTTGCCGCTGGCCAACAATATCGCGCTGTTCTTCGTCGAACCCCTGATCCTGGTCATCTTCTCCGCCCTGTTCCTGGGCGAGCGCATCACCGCCAGGCGCTGGATCGGCGTCCTTGGCGGGCTGGTCGGTGCCGTGGTCATCCTGCGTCCCAACTGGAGTGCCTACGGGCTCGCCTCCCTACTGCCGATCGCCGCGGCCGCCTGCTATGCCGGCTACCTGACCGCAACGCGGGCCTGGGCCGACGCACCTCGGCCCCGCGATGCCCTGGTGCTTCAATTCTGGGTCGGGGCCGCCGCCTCGCTGGTCATGCTGGCCTTCATGCTCCTGGGCGCCGGCCTGGACTGGTCGCTCGCCCGCTGGGACATGCCGGCCACGCATGAATGGTTCTGGCTGGCCATCGCCGGGCTGCTCGCCGCGTTCGCTCACGTCCTGATCGCGATGGCCTTCGCCCGCAGCGATGCCAGCCTGCTCGCCCCGCTGCAATACCTCGAGATCTTCGGCGCCACGTTGCTCGGCTGGTTGATATTCGCCGAGTGGCCGGACGCGTTCACCATCCTCGGCGGCCTGATCATCATTGCCGCAGGGCTGATCGTGATCCGCGAACGGCCGTACGATGCCCACCCCTGA
- a CDS encoding class I fructose-bisphosphate aldolase, whose product MYRPEKADELIRTAQAMVAPGKGILAIDESNGTCNKRFEAVGIDATEQKRREYRELLLTTPSLEEYVSGAILYDETIRQSTGDGKSFIDVMRERGQVVGIKVDTGAKPLAGSDGEKVTEGLDGLRERLAEYYGMGARFAKWRAVIAIDTAKGLPTRGCIEANAHALARYAALCQEAGLVPIIEPEVLIDGDHDIATCERVTEEELNEVFRQLYHQNVMLEGVILKTSMVISAKNASNRAGVDEVADRTVETLLRTVPAALGGVVFLSGGQGVEESSAHLNAMHTRHGDRLPWPLTFSYARAIQGPALDYWKGEPGNVAEAQQRALERAKFNGLASLGKYSEDMESA is encoded by the coding sequence ATGTATCGTCCCGAGAAAGCCGATGAGTTGATCCGGACCGCCCAGGCGATGGTCGCCCCCGGCAAGGGCATCCTGGCCATCGACGAGAGCAACGGCACCTGCAACAAGCGGTTCGAGGCCGTCGGCATCGACGCCACCGAGCAAAAGCGGCGCGAGTACCGTGAACTGCTGCTGACCACGCCGAGCCTGGAGGAATACGTCAGCGGCGCGATCCTCTACGACGAGACCATCCGCCAGTCCACCGGCGACGGCAAGTCGTTCATCGACGTGATGCGCGAGCGCGGCCAGGTGGTCGGCATCAAGGTCGACACCGGTGCCAAGCCGCTGGCGGGCTCGGATGGCGAGAAGGTCACCGAGGGCCTCGACGGCTTGCGTGAGCGTCTGGCCGAGTACTACGGGATGGGCGCGCGCTTTGCCAAGTGGCGGGCGGTGATCGCGATCGACACCGCCAAGGGCCTGCCGACCCGAGGCTGCATCGAGGCCAATGCCCACGCCTTGGCGCGCTATGCTGCCTTGTGCCAGGAGGCTGGTCTGGTGCCGATTATCGAGCCGGAGGTGCTGATCGACGGTGATCACGACATCGCCACCTGCGAGCGGGTCACCGAGGAGGAGCTCAACGAGGTCTTCCGTCAGCTTTATCACCAGAACGTCATGCTCGAGGGCGTGATCCTCAAGACCAGCATGGTGATCTCGGCCAAGAATGCCTCGAACCGGGCGGGCGTCGACGAAGTGGCCGACCGCACGGTCGAGACCCTGTTGCGTACCGTCCCGGCGGCGCTGGGTGGCGTGGTGTTCCTCTCCGGCGGGCAGGGCGTCGAGGAATCGAGCGCGCATCTCAACGCCATGCACACCCGCCACGGCGATCGCCTGCCGTGGCCGCTGACCTTCTCCTACGCCCGCGCCATCCAGGGTCCGGCGCTCGACTACTGGAAGGGCGAGCCGGGTAACGTGGCGGAGGCCCAGCAGCGTGCGCTCGAGCGGGCCAAGTTCAACGGCCTGGCAAGCCTCGGCAAGTACAGCGAGGACATGGAAAGCGCCTGA
- a CDS encoding CopD family protein has translation MTGLLMVIHLLSAVLWIGGVFYAYVILRPSVGFLSGPERISLWDRVFTRFFRWVWVLIAALLISGYGMLFSSFGGFGSPGYLHGMQLFGWLTIITFAVLAFGPYRQLHLAVAAEDWSRGGEMIPRIRRLVHIIMWLGLVSIAIGGGGAFL, from the coding sequence ATGACCGGTTTGCTGATGGTAATCCACCTGCTGTCCGCGGTTCTGTGGATCGGTGGGGTCTTCTACGCCTACGTGATCCTGCGCCCGTCGGTAGGGTTTCTTTCCGGCCCCGAGCGGATATCGCTCTGGGATCGGGTGTTTACGCGCTTTTTCCGCTGGGTGTGGGTACTGATTGCCGCCCTGTTGATCAGTGGCTACGGGATGCTGTTCTCGAGCTTCGGCGGGTTCGGCTCGCCGGGCTACCTGCACGGAATGCAGCTGTTCGGTTGGCTGACGATCATCACGTTCGCCGTGCTTGCCTTCGGGCCCTACCGGCAACTGCATCTCGCGGTGGCGGCCGAGGACTGGTCGCGCGGCGGGGAGATGATTCCGCGCATACGTCGGCTGGTGCACATCATCATGTGGCTGGGCCTGGTGAGCATCGCGATCGGTGGGGGCGGTGCCTTCCTGTGA
- the djlA gene encoding co-chaperone DjlA: MSWIGKAVGAGLGFWIFGWIGAGIGLLLGHFLDRFLGRIKRVGGRLLEVQKTFFETTFTVLGYVCKADGQVTQAEIRAAEQIMTQMRLTKVRRRQAIEAFNRGKASDFDPDEIIRRFVRVCGSQPTLLRVFLEIQIQAAFADGQIAPAEREALLRIAHALGVSDADFSRLEALLAGHYQRGPGAPTTAAALDNAYQALGVERSATDAEVKRAYRKLMSEHHPDKLIAKGLPDSMVELAKERSQEIQNAYETVRRSRQAQG; the protein is encoded by the coding sequence ATGTCCTGGATTGGTAAAGCGGTGGGGGCCGGGCTGGGCTTCTGGATATTCGGTTGGATCGGGGCCGGGATCGGACTGCTGCTCGGCCACTTTCTCGACCGATTCCTCGGCCGGATCAAGCGGGTCGGTGGGCGCTTGCTGGAGGTGCAGAAAACCTTCTTCGAGACGACCTTCACCGTGCTCGGTTATGTCTGCAAGGCCGATGGACAGGTCACGCAGGCGGAGATTCGCGCCGCCGAGCAGATCATGACGCAGATGCGCCTGACCAAGGTGAGGCGCAGACAGGCGATCGAGGCCTTCAATCGGGGCAAGGCCAGTGATTTTGATCCGGACGAGATCATTCGTCGCTTCGTGCGCGTTTGCGGCAGCCAGCCGACGTTGCTGCGCGTCTTTCTCGAGATTCAGATCCAGGCGGCGTTCGCCGATGGCCAGATTGCGCCAGCCGAGCGCGAGGCGTTGCTGCGTATCGCCCATGCGCTGGGGGTGTCGGATGCCGACTTCTCCCGGCTGGAGGCGCTGTTGGCCGGGCACTACCAGCGTGGCCCCGGCGCCCCGACCACGGCCGCGGCCCTGGACAATGCCTATCAGGCGCTGGGAGTGGAGCGCTCGGCGACCGATGCCGAGGTCAAGCGGGCCTATCGCAAGTTGATGAGCGAGCATCACCCGGACAAGCTGATTGCCAAGGGGCTGCCGGATTCGATGGTCGAACTGGCCAAGGAGCGCAGCCAGGAAATCCAGAACGCCTACGAGACCGTCCGTCGTTCGCGGCAGGCACAAGGCTGA